Proteins from one Denticeps clupeoides unplaced genomic scaffold, fDenClu1.1, whole genome shotgun sequence genomic window:
- the synprb gene encoding synaptoporin b, giving the protein MCMVIFAPLFSIFAFATCGGYSGQMKVRVDCADKTQSNITISFAYPFRFQLVHFNAPLCERKREETVFLEGDFSTSAQFFVSVSVFAFLYSLLATVVYFFYQNKYRENNRGPLLDFLVTVIFSFLWLVSSCSWAKALSGVKEAVGNKQILFLMSACRDSGNECSISDMPLWSRLNTSVVFGFLNFILWGGNIWFAYKETGLHKRTQRYPTRILSEKQRSFSQRQYSQCSFDQSFGQQLYRQVSFDQSGDGFGLAQTNLVQPPVFEQVSNPNSRGPLIFINEM; this is encoded by the exons CTTTTCTCCATCTTTGCATTTGCAACATGTGGAGGCTACTCTGGTCAGATGAAGGTTCGAGTGGACTGTGCAGACAAGACACAGAGCAACATCACCATCAGCTTTGCATACCCATTTCG GTTCCAACTGGTGCATTTCAACGCCCCCCTGTGTGAGCGGAAGAGAGAAGAGACTGTGTTTTTGGAAGGAGATTTCTCGACCTCTGCTCAGTTTTTTGTCAGCGTCTCTGTCTTTGCATTTCTTTACTCCCTTCTGGCTACAGTAGTGTACTTTTTCTATCAGAACAAATACCGTGAGAATAACAGGGGACCTCTCCTG GACTTCTTGGTGACTGTGATCTTCTCATTCCTGTGGCTGGTGAGTTCATGCTCCTGGGCGAAGGCTCTGTCAGGAGTAAAGGAAGCAGTGGGAAACAAACAGATTCTGTTCCTCATGTCTGCCTGTAGGGATTCAGGCAATGAGTGCAGTATTTCAGACATGCCACTTTGGTCCCGTCTGAACACATCAGTG GTTTTTGGATTTCTGAACTTCATTTTGTGGGGTGGCAACATCTGGTTTGCTTATAAAGAAACTGGCCTGCACAAGCGTACTCAGAGATATCCTACAAGAATCCTATCTGAAAAACAGAGGAGCTTCAGCCAAAGGCAGTACAGCCAGTGCAGCTTCGACCAATCGTTTGGCCAACAGCTTTATCGGCAGGTTAGCTTTGACCAATCAGGGGATGGCTTTGGCCTGGCACAAACAAATCTAGTACAGCCACCCGTCTTCGAACAGGTGAGCAACCCAAACTCCAGAGGACCACTCATATTTATTAATGAGATGTAA